A section of the Calorimonas adulescens genome encodes:
- a CDS encoding NADH-quinone oxidoreductase subunit NuoF: protein MYEIRVGLGSCGIAAGGLEVYDELLKETQGMDVKVYPTGCVGMCYKEPLVDIIDEDGRTVTYGNVKPSMIKEIIKSHIMDGKPLLKWVVRDTEGEKKYDNYMDKQVKIVLRNCGQINPEDIEDYIKVGGYKAIQKALTMDPYDIIAEIKESGLRGRGGAGFPTWLKWKNTKEAPGNPKYIICNADEGDPGAFMDRSVLEGDPHSVLEGMMIAGYTIGAQEGIIYVRAEYPVAVKRLKIAIKQAKDRGYLGQNLYGTNFSFDIKIRQGAGAFVCGEETALIESLEGKRGMPRLKPPYPAYSGYMRKPTVINNVETLANIAWIVTNGGKRYSSYGTETSKGTKVFALTGKIKRGGLVEVPMGMTLREVIYDIGGGIKKDKKFKAVQLGGPSGGCIPESLLDTVVDYESLTKTGAIVGSGGMVVMDQDTCMVDTARFFMDFIVKESCGKCTQCRLGTRRMLDILDRICNGQGQEGDIELLEDLAHMVQSTALCGLGQTAPNPVLTTIRYFRDEYEAHIRDKKCPGGRCKELIHFSIDPEKCTGCRLCELKCTSHAITGEFRKTYHIDPDKCTKCHTCYDVCNYDAVVIS, encoded by the coding sequence ATGTACGAGATAAGGGTAGGCTTGGGAAGCTGTGGTATAGCAGCAGGAGGGCTTGAAGTATATGACGAACTGTTAAAAGAAACCCAGGGCATGGATGTAAAGGTCTATCCTACTGGCTGTGTAGGTATGTGCTATAAGGAGCCACTGGTAGACATAATAGATGAAGATGGAAGAACAGTGACATATGGCAACGTGAAACCAAGCATGATAAAAGAGATAATAAAAAGCCATATAATGGACGGTAAGCCTTTACTCAAGTGGGTAGTAAGGGATACAGAAGGTGAAAAGAAATATGACAATTATATGGATAAACAGGTAAAAATAGTTTTAAGAAACTGTGGCCAGATAAATCCAGAAGATATAGAGGACTATATCAAGGTTGGTGGATATAAGGCAATACAAAAGGCACTTACCATGGACCCCTATGACATAATAGCAGAAATAAAGGAGTCAGGTCTGAGGGGAAGAGGGGGAGCTGGCTTCCCAACATGGCTAAAGTGGAAAAACACAAAAGAGGCCCCGGGTAATCCAAAATATATAATATGCAATGCTGACGAAGGAGATCCAGGAGCATTCATGGACAGGAGTGTACTGGAAGGAGACCCCCATTCAGTCTTAGAAGGAATGATGATAGCGGGATACACCATAGGGGCTCAGGAGGGTATAATATACGTAAGGGCAGAGTATCCAGTAGCAGTAAAAAGGTTAAAAATAGCTATAAAACAAGCTAAAGACAGAGGATATTTAGGACAGAATCTGTACGGTACCAACTTCAGCTTTGACATAAAGATAAGACAGGGGGCTGGAGCTTTTGTCTGTGGAGAAGAGACGGCACTTATAGAATCCCTGGAGGGTAAGAGGGGGATGCCAAGGCTAAAACCACCATACCCTGCCTATTCAGGATATATGAGGAAGCCTACAGTGATAAATAATGTGGAAACCCTCGCTAACATAGCGTGGATAGTAACCAACGGTGGCAAGAGGTACTCATCCTACGGTACAGAGACATCAAAAGGTACAAAGGTGTTTGCCCTCACAGGAAAGATAAAAAGAGGTGGCCTGGTAGAAGTACCCATGGGCATGACATTAAGAGAGGTAATATATGACATAGGGGGAGGCATAAAGAAAGACAAGAAGTTCAAGGCGGTGCAGTTAGGTGGCCCATCAGGTGGCTGTATACCCGAAAGCCTTTTAGATACAGTAGTAGACTATGAGTCTCTCACAAAGACGGGAGCCATAGTAGGTTCTGGCGGAATGGTTGTAATGGATCAGGACACCTGCATGGTAGATACAGCGAGGTTTTTCATGGACTTTATAGTGAAGGAATCATGTGGAAAGTGTACCCAATGCAGGCTTGGCACAAGACGCATGTTGGACATACTGGATAGGATATGCAATGGCCAGGGCCAGGAGGGAGACATAGAGCTTTTGGAGGATCTGGCCCATATGGTGCAAAGTACTGCCCTCTGTGGACTGGGTCAGACAGCACCAAACCCCGTACTCACCACCATAAGATACTTCAGGGATGAGTATGAGGCCCACATAAGGGATAAAAAGTGTCCTGGTGGTAGGTGTAAGGAACTCATACACTTTAGTATAGATCCTGAGAAGTGTACAGGATGCAGGTTATGTGAGTTGAAGTGCACGTCGCATGCCATAACGGGTGAATTCAGAAAGACATACCATATAGACCCGGATAAATGCACCAAATGTCATACATGTTATGATGTATGCAACTACGATGCTGTTGTCATAAGCTGA
- the nuoE gene encoding NADH-quinone oxidoreductase subunit NuoE, which produces MSKLKNMEDEIDLSLIEPILEEYGDDKGSLITILQETQAIYNYLPAKALTYIAERMGISEAQVYGVATFYAQFRFRPVGKYLIMCCQGTACHVNGSENILTALEDELGIKVGETTDDKLFTIESVACLGCCSLAPVMMVNGQAYGQLTLDRVKEIIADYRSRG; this is translated from the coding sequence ATGTCGAAGCTTAAAAATATGGAAGATGAGATAGACCTCTCGTTGATTGAACCTATACTTGAGGAGTATGGGGATGATAAGGGCTCACTGATAACCATTTTACAGGAAACCCAAGCTATATATAACTATTTGCCGGCAAAGGCACTGACATATATTGCTGAAAGGATGGGAATTTCTGAGGCCCAGGTGTACGGGGTTGCTACATTTTATGCTCAGTTCAGATTTAGACCTGTTGGGAAATATCTTATTATGTGCTGTCAGGGTACTGCATGCCATGTCAACGGCTCGGAGAATATCCTTACCGCTTTGGAGGATGAGCTGGGAATAAAGGTGGGCGAGACGACCGATGATAAACTCTTTACCATTGAAAGCGTTGCATGTCTTGGGTGTTGCAGCCTGGCACCTGTGATGATGGTGAATGGCCAGGCCTATGGTCAGTTAACCTTAGACAGAGTGAAAGAGATAATAGCCGATTACAGGTCAAGGGGGTAA
- a CDS encoding winged helix-turn-helix domain-containing protein, with protein sequence MNVRCRLWIEENDRYVMGDGLYELLAAIDELGSINKAAASLSMSYRKAWGKIKESERYLNKKLVETRVGGKRGGGAALTDKARDILKRYSELKRRVLADIEGSFEEGYDV encoded by the coding sequence ATGAATGTAAGATGCAGGCTGTGGATTGAGGAGAATGACAGGTATGTAATGGGTGATGGGCTTTATGAGCTACTTGCAGCCATTGATGAACTGGGTTCAATAAATAAGGCTGCAGCAAGTCTTTCAATGTCTTACAGAAAGGCATGGGGTAAGATAAAGGAGTCAGAGCGTTATCTGAATAAAAAGCTTGTGGAAACACGTGTTGGCGGCAAAAGAGGGGGTGGTGCAGCCCTTACAGATAAGGCCAGGGATATCTTAAAAAGATATAGTGAGCTTAAAAGACGGGTTTTAGCAGACATAGAGGGGTCATTTGAGGAAGGATATGACGTGTAG